Genomic window (Zingiber officinale cultivar Zhangliang chromosome 2B, Zo_v1.1, whole genome shotgun sequence):
gtacaggtcaggacgtacaagccatggataacagtaggcaGAAGCAGGTCTAGACACAGACCTAATATACAGATCGGGACATACAAGCTATGGATAACAATAGGCAGAAGTAGGTTGGGAAACAGACCTGACAAACCATGTATTTTTTTGGATTtacttagtttttaaatttatttgatgagCTGAACGTCGAGTTGAACTATCTAATTATCTGAAATTAATCcgattataaataataataataataataataaaagaaaagaaaattgggtCTTCCATGTGGTCTATCTATACCTTCTCGATTTAGTGGAAAAATATATGGAGAGAGTTAAAAATAATTCCAAATATTATTTATTATCACATAAACATTGTCTTTTTAAGAAAAATCCTCCCGAATTATATCATTCCAAGATTGCAATCCAATTCAGATCTGAATCGGAGTTTGAATACTATATATAACTAACTTGTCTCGGGTTGGTTTGTTGTTGAAGGAAACAGAATTTGGGAGTGGCGATGAAGAAGACGAGCAGAGGCCGTCAAAGGATCGCGATGGAGGCGATCGAGAATGCGGCTGCGCGGAAGGTGTGCTTCTCCAAGCGCCGCGCCGGCTTGTTCAAGAAGGCGGCCGAGCTCTCCGTCCTCTGCGGCGCCGAGATCGCCGTCCTCGCCTTCTCCCCCAGCGGCAAGCCCTTCTCCTTCGGCCACCCCTCCGTCGACTCCGTGCTCGCCCGCTTCTTCTCCGCCTGGCCTGCTCCCCCTCGGCACCACCCCCTCGCTGGGGCCCTGCTTCAGGCGCTTAGACGGCAGGAGTCGCAGCTCGCGGAGCGGCTCGAggcggagaggaggaggaaggcgGCTCTCGAGGCGGCGATTTTCCGGCCTTGGGGCACCGTAGCGGACCTGATGGACGCCGACGTCGAGGCGCTCGGGATGCCGGAGCTCGGCCTGCTGCAGAGAGCGCTGGAGTGGGTGCGGGCGGAGGCGGCGGGGCAGGGCGGAGCAACTGGCCTTCGAGGCTTTGCAGCCGTCGAACGTGGCGGTCAACGCCGGTGTCTTTGTCACCGCCGACGCCCCCACGGGGGCGGCGGCTCCAAATATGTTGGAATTTGGCTATGCCCCTCAAGGCTATGGCTTCTAGTGttgttaattaattacttaatcttgGTTATGTTTTTTAATAGTTTCTACATTTGAAAGTCatttgtaagttttttttttttaaaaaaaaaatagattgtcACAACTTCATCTAATTAATCATAAAGATAGATGACCACCAAGGTTTTTATGATTTTGATCCGATTTTACGATTTTATTATGATTTCAttcaatttttataagtaaatttatgattttatatGAGTTTATGAGTCAATTCATAATTTTCATAACATTGATGACACCATTAGTTGATTGCTGATAAATTATACTGATTCAATTGAGGTCAGATTATGTTGGTCAAAAGAGTCTTTAGGATCAACTTTCATCTACTGGTGGTAAAAAGTGAAATGATCACTTTACCGTCCGACCTCCACATATGACCTTCCTAGACAATAGCATGGCAGGGTGCGTCATCTCTCAATCTAGAAAAGTATTAGGATTTGATTGCTGATCAAGATAATTGTGTGATGTTTAGGTCTGTATCATCCCGAGATTTGAACTTAGACCTCAAGTTAATATTACCTTATACACGCTAGCCACTAGCTAGTAGCGAGTGGACTATTATAGCATATTTCAAAGTCATATTAATGTAGTTGATTTTACACGATGATATATGATTTTGAAACTGATGGGTGTTCTGATTTTACAGGTGTGCAGGAATAAAAAGAGAAAGTAAATTCATTGTGGaatgtgttttgcttaaataaCTGGTGTCTGCTCTTTATAATATGAGACTGGTTATTAATTAAGTTGGCTATTGTGACCAAGATAAAAAAACCTTTGTAAAGAGACTTTATGTTATTGGTATGTCGCTATAtgaattagttttattaattGTCAAGATATTTCTGTTGTTCCTAACTTTATAGTGCAAAGGGGAGCCATTAATTTGAGTAAGGTTTGTCAAATTGACTGCTCcgtcaaataatttaaataatttgtgGATCCATATGGACGGATACATGATGAACTCAGTTTGACTCACAGattgaaaagaatatttattCTTTTAACACTTAAAAGTAAAGTAGAAAATTTAATGGGTTTATAATCTCATCCATGGAATTcacaattcaaacttaaattttttaatttttatataattttttttaatttctgccGCTCGGAGCTAACCCGATAGCCATAGTgcaaaggatttttattttttttttacaaattcaaaataattttatggcCTTCAGAAATGGTGGCGACTATCGCACGATTTAAGCAAGTGCAATGGCAAAAGTTTTCATAATGTTATCGTTAATgaagtttaaaataaatattatttaaattttttagttcAAATGAGTCACAAAAAATAAAGCTAACTAATGGGTTTGAAATCATCAACTAGTCGTGATGAGTCGACAATGTGAAATAAACAATGGCTGCAATTGCATAAGGTTTAGCATGAAGTCAATTGATTAGAACTATTTATAGTCGATTAAAACAGAATAAAAGAGAGCCATTATAAGCTTACCTATAAAAACCTTAGAGATTGTTTAAGTGGTCAAGAGAGCACAAAATTTATTGAGATTTTGTTGTAACCGAATGCTCAAGTAAAAGATCACTTCAAGGGTTTGAAATTTAAGACTACGAGCTCTTTGTAATTAATCTCCCCTCTTTAGCTATTCATTTCAGTCTTTTCATTTCACTTTTTATTGAGAAGAGCACTACCTGTAAATTTTGATTGAAATGATCCTATTTTGATATCATGCTCTCATTtcgatatataaaaataataataatctcagtTAATCTCATTAATTATCTTTGGGTAATCGATCTAGTCCCACAAAAATTTCTCACTTGCCACCAAGATAAATCAGGAAGTGCACGCAGTGGCTAGCCgagaagcccaacatcctttggttgcaacccctatttggaggaaaaattcttataaatacacCATAGCTGGAATCGAACTGTGAGTGCTTGGGTGataacctggatgtcctaccacGCCATCATAGCCCCGGGGACTCTCATTCCGATGTATAGTATTAGTTGGAGgttggaaagagaaaaaaatgacTAATATGATCGACACaataacaaaatatatatatatatatatatatatatatatatatatatatactctgtGAATCGTACATTGTGTGCCCGTGCGTAACAGTGGTCCAGGTGTCTGGATtcgatttttttataaaaaaatcatcaTTTCCTTAAAGAAACACTGTACCCGTAAGCATATAACATTTTTAATCTTGAACACTATAGCTCAATAGGAAAGCCTGAACCCTATAGAGAAAATCTTATTAACTTAAGTTCATTATAACCCaacttttaaattctaaaattttaaaccctaaatacatataatataccctatgactatctaaattttttaattttgaatactacaactcaaaaggaaagttattttaaaccatgatttggGAGTATAAAAGGCTTGCTCCATTGCCTTGTCTCAAGGAGTGACAGACAATGGAAATATCGTGAGTGACTCACATTCAACGGCCAAGCTTAGGTCGGCTAAGCCACGGTTAGCCCAGCTGAAGCCGCCCAAGCTGAGGCCATCCTTGGCAACATCAGGGCTGAGGTTGAGAGCTTGGCTAGCCTAGCTGAGGCTGCCCAAGCTGAGGCCATTCTTGGTCGTGGCCAGGGTTGAGGCTGCAAGCTTGGTCGACCGCAACCAAGCTCATGGCCAACCTCACTGCTAGGACCGAGGCACGTCATCCACGCAGCCTGAGGTTGTGGTAGGAGAGGAGAGTAGATTGGCGACAAAATAAAGAAGGGGAAATTGAGAAGATTACTAGTGCCAAAGAGGATATCACGCCGGAGGAGATCACGTTGTCgtcgaagaggagaggagagcagATTGGAGGGGAAGATCGGGATCAATAGAGGGAGGGAGCGAGAGAGCACACGATTAGGGCTTGATAGGGGGTCAGCATTTTTGGAAATTAGAATAGCTACCAAAATTTAATCCGGTCCCTAATATGGACTGAATTTAAATTTGATCCTTAATTAGTGACCAAATTTAAATTCGGTCACTAATTTActctaaatcctaaaatttttacCCACcgccttaaattaaattaacaactgAATTTAAACTTCAATCCCTAAATAGCGACCAAATGTTACCAAATAACATTTGGTCGCTAAATCCTTATCATAATTTTCAGCCCACCACCCTATCCCTAATTTAGCcaccaaattttaattttgatcccTAAATTAGTGACTGGATAAATTTCGATCATTAAATTCTTACCCTAAATTTTCAGCTTGTCGACCTATTCCCTAATTTAGGTACTAAAATTAAATCCGGTTTCTAAATTAGGGACAAAATATAATTCGGTCGCCAAATTCTTACCCCATAAACACATGTGTCATTCCTATTCAACATCCTAACCTCTAAGGTATGGACCAAATTTATTTTCGATTGCTAATTAGCTATCGAAATTAAATTTAGCCCCTAATTAGCTACAGAATTTAATTCAGTCGCTAATTAGTgaccgaatttaatttctatctCTAAATTAGCGATCAAATTAAATTCAGTAGCTATTTCCTTTGCTAATTGAGAGTTTTCTTGTAATGTTATGAATCATAGGATATGAATTATTGCAGAGTCCTTATAGTACAAAACCTTTATGTGTTTGCAtagttttgtttgctagaaaCATTTTAGTTTTAGATCATCATCCCTCCTTCTTATATCACCTATCATAAGTTTCGCAATAATGAGACGACAAAAAATATTCGGTGCTAGAAGATGTTGAATAATGGAAGGTGTATAGTCTTCCTTTGAGCAATTTTCCATTACATGTGTACGAACAGTTTTATAACCTCTACAATAATGATAGAAACTGAGTGACCACTCTCATAAGAATTTTTCATTGCATGTATATATTAGATATGTTGTTATTATCTGACGAGTTGTTGCGATCCCCTAATAATATTGTCCCCTGGAGGTAATCTAACCAGACCTGTATCCGACCGACTATATGTAATAGGAGACTGGTAATAAAAAATAGGGAACTAAGTCCTTCCAGTCTAAACGACTATTAGGCTGATCGGGCTATATGCTGATCTTGTATTGTAGTAGTGAGAAATGAGCTGTCCTCTAGGTTTGAACGACACCGAGTCCGACCGATTGTATACTAAGAGTGTTTTTTGCTGGGAAGTGGGGAGCTTAACCTTGGTCCATCTGACACTTTAGATCGAGTGACCATATGTAATAAGACTTGCCTCTAAATAGTTATGCTGGGATCTGGAAGTTTGATCGCATCTCATCCTAGCAGGTTGAATGCTAGGAGATTGCCTCTATTGTGTGCTGAGAGGATACTTCTGGAGGATGAGGAGCTAAGTCCCATATGTCCGGCCGACATTAGGTTCGTTCGGGTTTGTCTTGTATATCTAGGCATCAAGCGAAACAATAAGTCCTCCCAGTCCGACTGGTCCTTGCGATCGACCGATTGTATACAGAGAGACTTATACCCAAAGAATGAGGAACTAAGTCTcttaaatatgactgactactaGGTCGACCAGCTTTATGTTGAGAGCCTTAGCGCTAGTCCCTGTCAAGCCCTCAATTATGACAAAAGGTGATGTCTCATCCCAAGTGCCCTTCCTTGTCCGTTCCAAGATATTTGGAAGTAAAGTAAATCATGGTGATAGAACGACGTCTCTTTAAATGAGAGGAAATTTATTTCTCAATGGATTATTTTTTTAGGGATTCTATCTCTATTCTCTTATGGTAATCTACCACCTGAGTATCAACTTGGTTATGCTCGTGGGGGCCTATCAAGTCATTAATGATCCTATAGTTTTTTTTAACTGATACCAAATATCCAGTTCTTCGAACTGACTAATTCTGGGATGACCGGATTGGTCCCATGGAAGTTTTTCATCGACCATCAAGTAAATCAGGAATCACTAATAGAGGCTCATCTAGATGACCATCATTCTTAGACCTGCTTCTTActagagaatttttttaaataatgtaTTATAATTGAGATTCAAACTTTAGATTCCTTGTTAACAATCCCATAGTTAATATTAGGGCATCCCAATGGGGTGTTAaatgggcattataagagcatCCATAATGGTGGACACCCTTAAGGAGTTTCTTCAATATCACGTCAATGCCACGTCAAATGTAAAAATCCCTATATATCTCTCCACTATTAAAAAGTCTCTCAACAACTTCTTCGTGGGTCCCATATTCAttgtgtatattttttttaatctctcattcctattttaccttataaataatcaatttttttgaatttaaatccaTAAATGGCTAACCCTCGGAATAACATTAGTaatttaaaaacaaataaatattatcatatattaaataaacaatataatattatcacaattaataaattatttttttactaatGTGCCCAGATATGTTCAATCAAGTTAGCTCGAAGTTGATGATGCAGTTGATTATCACGTATAGCTCACAATTTCTCTGGAGGTATTCTTGGAATTCTTGGGTGGATCCTTTAAATATTTGTGACAGAGGATCTCCTTCATCATCTGACCAATTTACTACTGCATTTCCCTAATTCTCAATAATCATGTTGTACAAAATAATACATGTATACATGATATCCTTCAAATTATCATTGTACCATCATACTGAACCTCTTATCATTGCTCATCGAGAGGAGCACTCCAAATGTTCGTTCGACATCCCTTCTAGCGGTCTCCTGTCATTccttaaataattttctcttgGGATCCTAGGGGCACTGAAAGCTATTGATGAAACTAGCTCATTCCGGATAGATCTGATAAGTCAGATAGTATCCTTTTGTATGTTGTATATTGTTAACCATAAAATTAATCTCGGGTGTATTTACTTGCAAGACGTTGTTAAATAAAGGTGATTTGTTAAGCACGTTGATATCATTATGCGACCCTGAAATCCCAAAAAAGGCATACCATATCCATAAGTCTATAGATGCGACTACTTCAAGCACAATTGTTGGAACGCCATGATCTCCCCGAGTAAACTGGCCTTTCCAAGTGacggttaattttttttattgtcaaTGCATACAATCAAGACTGCTCAACATGCCAAGGAAGTCATGTAGTTCATGCATTTCAAGCAAGTGTTGGATATCGACATCATTAGGTCTTCTCAAATATTGAGCTCCAAATACTTCAATTACACATCGATAGAAGTTGAATAAGCATTGGATGACAGTTGTTTCAGCAATCTATATGTACTCATCATAATGATTAGTAAGAACTCTATATGTCAATTGACGAATAGTCGTCGTACATTTCTGAAGTGGCGACAAACCTTTTTTCCCATCGCATCGACCTtccattgaaaatattttgaatgatttttcaAGGCATTGACTATACAAAGGAATAACCTTCTTTGCATTCAGAATCGATGTCGAAATATATCATCAGGATATATTGGCTCATCAAAGCAATAATTGTTAAAAAGATGAGCATATCCGACTTCGCGAT
Coding sequences:
- the LOC122048764 gene encoding agamous-like MADS-box protein AGL62, encoding MEAIENAAARKVCFSKRRAGLFKKAAELSVLCGAEIAVLAFSPSGKPFSFGHPSVDSVLARFFSAWPAPPRHHPLAGALLQALRRQESQLAERLEAERRRKAALEAAIFRPWGTVADLMDADVEALGMPELGLLQRALEWVRAEAAGQGGATGLRGFAAVERGGQRRCLCHRRRPHGGGGSKYVCRNKKRK